One window from the genome of Salvia miltiorrhiza cultivar Shanhuang (shh) chromosome 7, IMPLAD_Smil_shh, whole genome shotgun sequence encodes:
- the LOC130994577 gene encoding uncharacterized protein LOC130994577, protein MACAKSSSSGGSAMADMTTKCYCGSRVVLLTSQTQQNPGRRFICCPKKDIKAQCRFFDWVDPETPIGEAEEEDDGESKLTFWIGEYYRQQQYLEADMMRIRQLEAEIKHLKKKKKDNKKLFVNMKQFMYGACFGVLVYAVSMSLIF, encoded by the exons ATGGCTTGTGCTAAATCTTCCTCCTCCGGCGGTTCGGCCATGGCCGACATGACCACAAAGTGTTACTGCGGAAGCCGCGTCGTGCTTTTGACGTCGCAAACACAACAAAACCCTGGACGGAGGTTCATATGTTGTCCGAAGAAAGAT ATTAAGGCTCAGTGTCGATTTTTCGATTGGGTTGATCCCGAGACTCCGATAGGAGAggcagaagaagaagatgatggtgAATCGAAACTAACTTTCTGGATTGGCGAATACTACCGACAACAACAGTATCTTGAAGCAGACATGATGAGAATCCGACAGTTGGAGGCTGAGATTAAGcatctcaaaaagaaaaagaaagacaaCAAGAAGCTATTCGTCAACATGAAGCAATTCATGTATGGTGCTTGTTTTGGAGTGTTGGTTTATGCAGTTTCGATGTCACTCATTTTCTAG